The following coding sequences lie in one Nakaseomyces glabratus chromosome K, complete sequence genomic window:
- the YIH1 gene encoding Yih1p (CAGL0K09262g~Ortholog(s) have actin monomer binding, protein kinase inhibitor activity, ribosome binding activity, role in negative regulation of protein phosphorylation and cytoplasm, nucleus, polysome, ribosome localization): MDELVVEELESLEAIYPDLLKRDDAENIFAMKVPQHEKFTVKISLPDKYPATEPPHVLEVSVAQGDYDSKYLTTLFQEVMDSMFHQGSVCLFDFFTELDGVLYDDEEESSMDAAEVVDNSALVPVDPFEGWTASDPISDRGSTFMAFAAHVNSEEEAFQMLDHLKTDSKMRRANHAMCAWRIKKQTDSNDIIYQDCDDDGETAAGSRMLHLVTIMDVWNVIVVVARWFGGVHIGPDRFKHINSTAREAILRAGFTPAKK, translated from the coding sequence CAGAGAATATATTTGCCATGAAGGTACCTCAACATGAGAAGTTCACGGTCAAGATCTCTTTGCCTGATAAGTATCCAGCAACTGAACCGCCCCATGTCCTCGAAGTTTCTGTGGCTCAAGGAGATTACGACTCAAAGTATCTCACGACACTGTTTCAAGAAGTCATGGATTCCATGTTTCACCAGGGTTCTGTTTGCCTGTTCGATTTCTTCACTGAATTGGATGGTGTGCTatatgatgatgaagaggaaTCGTCTATGGATGCCGCTGAAGTAGTAGATAATTCTGCTTTAGTTCCCGTGGATCCATTTGAAGGCTGGACTGCGTCGGATCCTATCAGTGACCGTGGGTCAACATTTATGGCGTTTGCAGCTCATGTAAATTCCGAGGAGGAGGCATTCCAAATGCTTGATCATTTGAAGACCGATTCTAAGATGAGGAGGGCTAACCATGCCATGTGTGCCTGGAGAATTAAGAAACAAACAGATAGTAACGATATCATCTACCAGGATTGTGACGACGACGGAGAAACCGCAGCAGGATCCCGAATGCTACATTTAGTGACTATCATGGATGTGTGGAATGTTATCGTTGTAGTAGCTCGTTGGTTTGGTGGTGTACATATTGGTCCAGATAGGTTCAAACACATCAACTCAACGGCAAGAGAGGCAATCCTGCGGGCAGGCTTTACACCagccaaaaaataa